A genomic window from Winogradskyella sp. J14-2 includes:
- a CDS encoding Na+/H+ antiporter NhaC family protein yields the protein MQDKDPANIKAKDQNIINNKELSLSEAIIPVVVLMCLLAYNIFFADGEMFGGYSNQFILLIGGFVAFIVGLLNKVNTATMVQEVWENLKSVFVPIMILLLVGALAGTWLISGVIPAMVYYGLKVLSPEIFLPASVVIAAVISIATGSSWTTSATVGIALIGIGTALGINPGIIAGAVISGAYFGDKMSPLSDTTNLAPAMAGTDLFTHIKYMTYTTVPTILITLAVFSVISFSIETSGSSDTEFLLGTIKQYFNITPWLFLVPIAVVGLILLKTKPLVALGSGVVLAIIFASIFQQNLISEISTSASETLVNSVFTDTNITISNKDYKAALSASDIDKIKNDKTLSNLFTDDDLKGVFTKEKLEIFFSTDYKDTPTIKHKAESLDKLITIKRLQKLFSAGGMKGMLWTIYLIICAMVFGGIMDGIGALSRITKKLLSVANTIFGLFASTVVSCLGLNVIASDQYLALVIPGKMFKKAYEDKGLAPENLSRTLEDSGTVTSVLIPWNTCGAYQSGVLGVGVGEYFVYAIFNWLSPFTTLLFAAFRIKIKYLLKK from the coding sequence ATGCAAGATAAAGACCCTGCAAATATTAAGGCTAAAGATCAAAATATTATTAATAATAAAGAGCTTAGTTTATCTGAAGCCATTATCCCTGTTGTAGTTTTAATGTGCTTATTAGCATATAACATCTTTTTTGCTGATGGAGAGATGTTTGGTGGCTATTCCAATCAATTTATTCTCTTAATAGGTGGTTTTGTAGCTTTTATTGTTGGTTTGCTAAATAAGGTTAATACGGCGACAATGGTGCAAGAAGTTTGGGAAAACCTAAAAAGTGTTTTTGTGCCTATAATGATTTTACTCTTGGTGGGAGCACTAGCAGGAACTTGGCTAATAAGCGGAGTCATTCCTGCCATGGTGTACTACGGCTTAAAAGTATTAAGCCCAGAGATCTTCTTACCAGCATCTGTAGTAATTGCTGCAGTTATCTCTATTGCAACAGGAAGTTCTTGGACAACTTCTGCAACGGTTGGTATTGCACTAATTGGTATAGGCACAGCACTAGGTATTAATCCAGGAATTATTGCAGGAGCAGTAATCTCTGGCGCTTACTTTGGCGATAAAATGTCGCCATTAAGCGACACTACAAACTTAGCTCCTGCAATGGCAGGAACTGATTTGTTTACGCACATTAAATATATGACTTACACCACAGTACCAACCATACTTATTACTTTAGCCGTTTTTTCTGTAATTAGTTTTTCCATTGAAACTTCTGGAAGCTCAGATACAGAATTTCTACTTGGCACAATAAAACAATATTTTAATATTACACCTTGGTTATTCTTGGTTCCTATCGCTGTAGTTGGTTTAATATTACTAAAAACTAAACCGCTAGTAGCTCTAGGATCAGGCGTAGTTTTAGCCATTATTTTTGCCTCTATTTTTCAACAAAACCTTATATCAGAAATCAGTACGTCCGCTTCAGAAACTTTAGTCAATTCTGTTTTTACTGATACCAATATTACCATTTCAAATAAAGACTATAAAGCTGCATTATCTGCGTCTGATATTGATAAAATCAAAAATGACAAAACATTAAGCAACCTATTCACAGACGATGACTTAAAAGGTGTATTTACCAAAGAAAAGTTAGAAATATTTTTTTCTACCGATTATAAAGATACTCCTACGATAAAACATAAAGCTGAAAGTTTAGATAAACTCATAACGATCAAAAGACTCCAAAAACTTTTTAGTGCTGGCGGTATGAAAGGTATGCTTTGGACCATATATCTTATTATTTGCGCCATGGTTTTTGGCGGCATAATGGATGGTATAGGCGCATTGTCTAGAATAACAAAAAAATTATTATCTGTTGCCAATACAATTTTTGGATTATTTGCAAGTACAGTGGTCAGTTGTCTAGGTTTAAATGTAATAGCCTCAGATCAATACCTCGCACTTGTTATTCCCGGAAAAATGTTCAAAAAGGCCTATGAAGACAAAGGACTTGCACCAGAAAACCTCAGCAGAACACTTGAGGATTCTGGTACAGTAACTTCTGTTTTAATCCCTTGGAATACATGTGGCGCATATCAAAGTGGTGTTTTAGGCGTAGGCGTTGGCGAGTATTTCGTATATGCTATTTTTAATTGGTTAAGCCCTTTTACTACTTTACTATTTGCTGCATTCAGAATTAAGATTAAATATTTATTAAAAAAGTAA